One window of the Mustelus asterias unplaced genomic scaffold, sMusAst1.hap1.1 HAP1_SCAFFOLD_198, whole genome shotgun sequence genome contains the following:
- the LOC144485547 gene encoding uncharacterized protein LOC144485547, translated as MEKPWKCGDCGKGFSCPSHLETHRRSHTGERPFICSNCGKGFTQPSSLVSHQRIHTEEKPFKCFDCGKSFRSSGCLIQHQGLHTGERPFICSMCGKRFASSSQHSKHLRVHTGERPFTCSECGKRFRCSSNFTEHLRVHPGERPFTCSECGKGFTCSSHLAEHNRVHSGEKPFVCSTCGKGFTTSSQHLTHQQVHTGERPFSCSTCGKKFSRSSTLQRHQRVHTGERPFSCSECGKGLTQSSHLLRHQQTAHSGEKLYTCSVCGRGFSRLSGLSKHKCSHGGEKLWKCEYCGKGFSSPSELEIHRRSHTGERPFTCSECGKGFTQLSHLVRHQRVHTGERPFTCSECKVGFTQSAHLVSHQRVHTGERPFTCSECKMGFTQSTHLVTHQRVHTGERPFTCSECGKKFSRSFHLLIHQRIHSGERPFTCSECEKAFITSTELLTHQRIHTEDNPFTCSKCGKEFANSSNLICHQRIHTDERPFKCPDCGKCFKSFGNLMTHQRVHTRVRSDAFTVGLSSDNHLLSL; from the exons atggagaaaccgtggaaatgtggggactgtgggaaggggttTAGTTGTCCATCCCACctagaaactcatcgacgcagtcacactggggagaggccgttcatctgctccaactgtgggaagggattcactcagccatCCAGCCTTGTgtcacaccaacgaattcacactgaggagaaacctttcAAATGCTTTGACTGTGGGAAAAGCTTTAGGAGCTCTGGGTGTTTAATTCAACATCAGGGacttcacacaggagagagaccgttcatctgctccatgtgtgggaagagatttgcgTCTTCATCGCAACATTCAAAACACCTCCGAGTGCACACGGGGGaaagaccgttcacctgttctgaatgtgggaagagattcaggtgTTCATCCAACTTCACTGAACATCTCCGTGTGCACccaggagagagaccattcacatgctctgagtgtgggaagggattcacttgttcatcccaccttGCTGAACACAATCgtgttcacagtggagagaaaccatttgtcTGTTCcacgtgtgggaaaggattcactacgtCATCCCAGCatctgacacaccagcaggttcacactggggagagaccgttcagctgctccacgtgtgggaagaaatttagtcgttcatccaccctgcagagacaccagcgggttcacactggggagagaccgttctcctgctccgagtgtgggaagggactcactcagtcatcccacctgctgagacatcagcaa accgctcacagtggggagaaactgtacacgtgttccgtGTGTGGACGAGGATTCAGCCGTTTATCTGGCCTGTcaaaacataaatgcagtcacggtggggagaaattgtggaaatgtgagtattgtggcaagggattcagttccccatcagagctggaaattcatcgacggagtcacactggggagagaccgttcacctgctccgagtgtgggaaaggattcactcagttgtcccacctggtgagacaccagcgagttcacactggggagagaccattcacctgctccgagtgcaaggtgggattcactcagtcagcccacctggtgtcacaccagcgagttcatacgggagagagaccattcacctgctccgagtgcaaaatgggattcactcagtcaacccacctggtgacacaccagcgagttcacactggggagagaccattcacctgctccgagtgtgggaagaaattcagccgGTCGTTTCACCTTCTGAttcaccagcgaattcactctggagagagaccattcacctgctctgagtgtgagaaggcATTCATTACATCAACCGAACTGTtgacacaccagcggattcacactgaggataacccgttcacctgctccaaatgtgggaaggaATTCGCTAACTCTTCTAACCTGATCTGCCATCAACgaattcacactgacgagagaccttttaaatgcccagactgtggaaagtgctttaaaagttttgGGAACTTGATGACccatcaacgggttcacactCGAGTCCGTTCAGATGCTTTCACTGTGGGACTGAGTTCAGACAATCATCTCCTCTCACTGtaa